In the Purpureocillium takamizusanense chromosome 5, complete sequence genome, one interval contains:
- the rec14 gene encoding Ski complex subunit Rec14 (COG:J~EggNog:ENOG503NWRU), with protein MSKQYLTTHTVDNAHITDIFCLATTPRAVLSASGSSTLLVHDTTNPAFPLRQSISDAHKLGCHHVCTSRNGKVAASAGFGGEVKLWLLDQDTGDWRSDGELAGSSAKPGEVWALALSEDGGYLATTTNDGRINVWDIRSEKRSKVQEYETGSAGSGSFGMSVDLSRDGKYTASGHQSGAVYIFNNDTGRILYSLTGLAKPVRAVSFSPGSTRLAAAGDAGIIALYDMKHGEHVGNLTGHSSWITSLDWSDTGEFLLTGSMDGKVKVWSVERSACVATHSETDKALWAVKWLPKTGKGEMFCTAGANRSLSFYREATGG; from the exons ATG TCTAAACAATATCTGACCACGCACACAGTGGACAATG CCCACATCACAGACATCTTCTGCCTGGCGACGACACCAAGGGCCGTTCTCTCAGCgagcggctcgtcgacgctgctcgTGCATGACACCACAAACCCCGCATTTCCGCTGAGGCAGTCGATTTCCGACGCCCACAAGCTGGGCTGCCACCACGTCTGCACGTCGAGGAACGGAAaggtcgccgccagcgccggcttCGGCGGAGAGGTCAAGCTCTGGTTGCTGGACCAGGACACGGGTGACTGGCGCAGCGACGGTGAACTCGCAgggtcgtcggcgaagcCTGGCGAGGTGTGGGCGCTGGCACTGAGCGAAGATGGCGGCTACCTCGCCACCACGACCAACGACGGGCGGATAAATGTCTGGGACATCCGCAGCGAAAAGAGGTCCAAGGTTCAGGAGTACGAGACTGGTAGTGCCGGCTCTGGAAGCTTCGGAATGTCCGTCGACCTCAGCAGAGACGGCAAATACACCGCCAGCGGTCACCAGAGTGGCGCCGTCTACATTTTCAACAACGATACTGGGCGAATTCTGTACTCATTGACAG GCCTTGCGAAACCAGTTCGAGCAGTTTCTTTCTCGCCAGGCAgcacgcgcctcgccgccgctggcgacgcgGGCATAATCGCTCTCTACGACATGAAGCACGGCGAGCATGTGGGCAACCTGACAGGTCACTCGTCTTGGATCACCTCGCTCGACTGGAGCGACACGGGAGAGTTTCTTCTGACCGGCTCGAtggacggcaaggtcaaggtgTGGTCCGTCGAGCGCAGTGCCTGTGTCGCGACTCACAGCGAGACGGACAAGGCTCTCTGGGCCGTGAAATGGCTGCCGAAGACGGGAAAGGGTGAGATGTTTTGTACAGCCGGGGCCAACAGGAGCTTGTCGTTCTACAGAGAGGCGACTGGGGGttga
- a CDS encoding uncharacterized protein (COG:S~EggNog:ENOG503P44W), with amino-acid sequence MPTTRRSTGGARARPGPTKGQSTISFSNRVTKSVPRDAAKKNAVAAPAVAKVSEPEPEPAASPAEEEVEDVSVPDVLAAEEDEPEVEAPQQQQHDDEPQRSEAEIRAEKITDAQINKYWRDVESQRKASRVHQEGVDTSEKVLRYFDVSSQYGPCVGIGRMKRWQRAERLGLNPPIEVLAVLMKEDRKGTKEVETAQIDHILNSIAVGA; translated from the exons ATGCCGACCACCCGACGCTCCACCGGCGGTGCTCGCGCACGCCCCGGCCCGACAAAGGGTCAGTCGACCATCAGCTTCTCCAATCGAGTTACCAAGAGCGTGCCCAGAGAcgcggcgaagaagaacgctgtcgccgcccccgcggtTGCCAAGGTCTCCGAGCCGGAACCGGAACCGGCAGCCTCCccggccgaggaagaggtcgaggacgtcaGCGTCCCTGACGTACTagccgccgaagaagacgagccCGAGGTTGAGGCGccacaacagcagcagcacgacgatgAGCCGCAAAGGTCCGAAGCCGAGATTCGGGCGGAGAAGATCACCGATGCGCAGATCAACAAGTATTGGAGGGACGTGGAGAGCCAACGCAAGGCGTCGCGAGTACACCAAGAGGGGGTCGACACGAGCGAGAAGGTGCTGCGGTACTTTGACGTGAGCTCTCAATACGGG CCTTGCGTGGGAATCGGTCGCATGAAGCGCTGGCAGAGGGCAGAGCGCCTTGGTCTCAACCCTCCGATCGAGGTGCTTGCTGTGCTGATGAAGGAGGATCGCAAGGGCACCAAGGAGGTCGAGACGGCGCAGATTGATCACATCTTGAACTCGATTGCAGTTGGTGCATGA
- a CDS encoding uncharacterized protein (COG:H~EggNog:ENOG503NTVS), producing MLDDEADPELLALLRQHLQGKPVVEAEPETGVLESAEFVYDHGIDVAIDMRATKNAAESIYKQMQEKSFSTASWSEHELHPKAKDEATVAFIFTMDLLNFSFWSELPDDERFAIEYRGKRWTGYWSLVAAMQRALDDGIPITDPHFWHSEDECNLESLRHIFRSCTEEEMPLLSERLDCLRESGQVLYERYECSITSLVEAADGSAARLVNILARDFSCFRDEHSFTGREKPIRLLKRAQILVADLWACFQGDSYGTFRDIDKITMFADYRVPQILISVGALYCSPSVATAIKDRQLLKSGSSWEVQLRACSIWCVELIRREIRRHHPDTNVNAILIDFFLYDKMKELEAEGKEAFPHHRTRSIWY from the exons ATGTtagacgacgaggcggacccCGAGCTCCTGGCTCTCTTGCGCCAACACCTTCAAGGCAAgccggtcgtcgaggccgagcccGAGACGGGCGTCCTCGAGAGCGCCGAATTCGTCTACGATCAtggcatcgacgtcgccatcgacatgCGGGCAACCAAGAACGCCGCTGAGAGCATCTATAAGCAGATGCAGGAGAAGAGCTTTTCGACAGCCTCCTGGTCGGAGCATGAGCTGCACCCCAAGGCCAAGGATGAGGCAACCGTCGCCTTCATCTTCACCATGGACCTGCTCAACTTTTCGTTTTGGTccgagctgcccgacgacgagagatTTGCCATTGAGTACCGGGGGAAGAGATGGACTGGGTACTggagcctcgtcgccgcgatgCAAAGAGCTCTGGATGACG GCATTCCGATCACCGATCCGCACTTTTGGCACAGCGAGGATGAGTGCAACCTTGAGTCGCTGCGACACATCTTTCGCTCTTGCACGGAAGAGGAGATGCCGCTGCTAAGTGAGCGCCTTGACTGCTTGAGAGAGAGCGGTCAGGTTCTTTACGAG CGGTATGAATGTTCCATTACCAGTCttgtcgaggcggccgacggctcTGCAGCCCGCCTGGTCAATATCCTGGCCCGAGATTTCTCGTGCTTCCGGGACGAGCATTCCTTTACGGGGAGGGAAAAGCCCATAAGACTGCTGAAGCGGGCCCAGATCCTCGTAGCCGATCTCTGGGCCTGTTTCCAAGGCGACTCGTACGGCACGTTTCGCGACATCGACAAAATTACCATGTTTGCCGACTACCGGGTGCCACAGATACTAATCTCCGTCGGCGCGCTCTACTGCAGCCCCTCTGTGGCTACGGCTATCAAGGATAGGCAGCTGCTAAAGAGCGGTAGCAGCTGGGAAGTACAACTGAGAG CATGCAGTATCTGGTGCGTCGAACTCATACGGAGAGAAATCCGGAGGCACCATCCCGACACAAACGTAAATGCCATCCTGATAGACTTTTTCCTGTACGACAAGATGAAGGAACTAGAAGCAGAGGGGAAAGAGGCGTTCCCTCATCATCGGACGAGAAGCATTTGGTACTAG
- the UBA2 gene encoding E1 ubiquitin-activating enzyme (COG:O~EggNog:ENOG503NWF7), whose amino-acid sequence MESEDVAEGSKPAAAAPTAATAAPAFAAVPADIDNNAVAAPATVNTTTDKTALAATTTSPSSDLLQQQPREEKQPSQQPQPQPPSSESTSTSNTPKPPLQQRPRVMARDRYNHQSLGASLNSSVKQARVLMVGAGGIGCELLKNLVLSGFGEIHVVDLDTIDLSNLNRQFLFRQEHIKKSKALVAKEAAQKFNPNAQIVAHHANIKDSEFTVSWFRAFKIVFNALDNLEARRHVNKMCLAAGVPLIESGTTGFNGQVQVIKKGLTACYDCSPKETPKTFPVCTIRSTPSQPIHCIVWGKSYLLNEIFGASEDESAFDHSADADNAKEIAELKKESEQLKKIREAVGTDAFAQLLFDKVFDADIERLRSVEDMWKSRRRPEPLKYETLLSQASDVLSARDEVLKDDQKVWSLEESLVVFKDSLDRLSKRMLQLKTAKEPSAAEPIITFDKDDEDTLDFVASSANIRSTIFGIDRKSRFDIKQMAGNIIPAIATTNAIVAGLCVLESFKVLKGDYGHSKEVFLTPFAPARLLAPDKSRNPNPDCPVCGVFNTGIIVDFNRATLNDVVEYIVKDKLGFGGKDFVVSNEVGILYDADETDNLPKKLSKLGVNGSSFLTVMDEDDDEPFVNVVIDIQEETSGDDEKPVKSSWTNHPDIPRKAKQAFPPEANGTAQNGKHSLDDVVEIEQKGLKRAHQGDDNQPSKKAKTGDSAMDDVVLVEDAGGAIVIDD is encoded by the exons ATGGAGTCGGAGGACGTCGCAGAGGGCTCAAAGCCCGCAGCTGCGGCTCCCACAGCCGCGACTGCCGCGCCGGCTTTCGCAGCTGTCCCAGCCGACATCGATAATAACGCAGTTGCTGCTCCAGCAACCGTGAACACGACCACAGACAAAACCGCGCTCGCTGCCACGACCACGTCCCCCTCCTCAGACCTTCTGCAACAGCAGCCACGAGAGGAAAAGCAGCCatcgcagcagccgcaacccCAACCCCCGTCGAGCGAGAGCACAAGTACGAGCAATACACCAAAGCCGCCTCTTCAGCAACGGCCGAGAGTCATGGCGCGCGACAGATACAACCATCAATCGCTTGGCGCGTCTCTGAACTCGTCGGTGAAACAG GCTCGCGTTCTCatggtcggcgccggcggcatcgggtgcgagctgctcaagaacCTGGTTCTTAGCGGCTTTGGCGAAATTCACGTCGTGGATTTGGACACGATTGACCTGTCCAACCTCAATCGCCAGTTTCTTTTCCGCCAGGAGCACATAAAGAAGTCCAAGGCCTTG GTTGCCAAGGAAGCAGCGCAAAAGTTCAATCCCAACGCCCAGATCGTCGCCCATCACGCGAATATCAAGGACTCCGAGTTCACGGTGTCATGGTTCCGAGCATTCAAGATAGTCTTCAACGCCCTCGACAATCTCGAGGCAAGGCGACATGTGAACAAGATGTGCCTCGCGGCTGGTGTGCCTTTAATCGAGAGTGGCACCACTGGCTTCAACGGCCAGGTTCAGGTGATCAAGAAGGGCCTTACGGCCTGTTATGACTGCAGCCCCAAGGAGACTCCAAAGACCTTCCCCGTCTGCACGATTCGGAGCACGCCAAGTCAGCCCATTCACTGCATTGTTTGGGGCAAGAGCTACCTCTTGAA CGAGATATTCGGtgccagcgaggacgagtcgGCATTCGATCACTCAGCTGATGCAGACAACG CAAAAGAGATTGCAGAGCTCAAAAAGGAGTCTGAGCAGCTCAAGAAGATTCGAGAAGCCGTCGGGACGGACGCTTTCGCCCAGCTACTGTTCGACAAAGTCTTTGACGCCGACATTGAGCGCCTGCGATCTGTGGAGGATATGTGGAAgtcacgccgccggcctgaGCCGCTCAAGTACGAGACGCTGCTGTCTCAGGCAAGTGATGTGCTGTCCGCAAGGGACGAAGTCCTGAAGGACGACCAGAAGGTGTGGTCGCTCGAGGAAAGCCTGGTCGTATTCAAGGATAGTCTGGATCGGCTTAGCAAGCGGATGCTGCAGctcaagacggccaaggaaCCCTCAGCGGCGGAACCCATCATCACATTTGacaaagacgacgaggacacaCTCGATTTCGTCGCCTCTAGCGCGAACATTCGTTCAACAATATTCGGCATCGACCGCAAGTCTCGGTTTGACATTAAGCAGATGGCGGGAAATATCATTCCGGCCATTGCAACTACCAACGCCATCGTGGCAGGTCTCTGCGTCCTGGAATCCTTCAAGGTGTTGAAAGGAGACTACGGTCACTCGAAGGAG GTATTCCTGACGCCTTTTGCTCCCGCGAGGTTGTTGGCCCCCGACAAGTCTCGAAATCCCAATCCCGACTGCCCGGTTTGTGGTGTTTTCAATACGGGCATCATCGTTGACTTCAATCGCGCAACGCTTAACGACGTGGTTGAGTATATCGTCAAAGACAAGCTCGGCTTCGGTGGGAAGGATTTTGTCGTCAGCAATGAAGTTGGTATCTTGTACGACGCGGATGAAACGGATAACCTCCCGAAGAAGCTCTCTAAGCTTG GCGTCAATGGCTCAAGCTTCCTGAccgtcatggacgaggatgacgatgagccGTTCGTCAACGTTGTCATTGACATTCAGGAAGA GACCTCTGGTGATGACGAAAAGCCGGTCAAGTCTTCGTGGACGAATCATCCAGACATCCCTCGGAAAGCTAAGCAGGCTTTCCCACCGGAAGCCAACGGCACCGCTCAGAATGGAAAGCATTCTCTTGACGATGTGGTTGAGATTGAGCAAAAGGGTCTCAAGAGAGCCCATCAGGGAGACGACAATCAGCCAAGCAAGAAGGCCAAAACGGGCGACTCGGCGATGGACGatgtcgtccttgtcgaggacgccggtggcgccatcgtcattgACGACTAA
- a CDS encoding 3-oxoacyl-[acyl-carrier-protein] reductase (EggNog:ENOG503Q3RP~COG:Q), whose translation MTPLSLAGKHCAVVGGTGHIGFHIAKAFASRGAVVTVLGRSALEARPKLEPKLVPYSPPPPAPSSDDAPAPRSSPPEPLPASHRFLRLDLSDPANIKTVFYENNPAGAEKFGDRHVGPLDILVNCAGIAQTTLLSRTSNAELASIIDTNLLAPMLVCKNARLRRNGCIINVSSLMANRAELGVTAYAASKAGLIGACEKHTYESFIIAT comes from the exons ATGACGCCCCTGAGCCTCGCGGGCAAGCACTGCGCCGTCGTAGGCGGGACCGGCCACATCGGCTTCCATATAGCCAAGGCTTTCGcctcccgcggcgccgtcgtcaccgtcctcggccgctccgccctcgaggcccgcCCCAAGCTCGAGCCCAAGCTGGTCCCgtactcgccgccgccgccggccccgtcctcGGACGATGCTCCTGCTccgcggtcgtcgccgccagagccgctgccggcgtCGCACCGCTTCCTGCGCCTGGACCTCTCGGACCCGGCCAACATTAAAACCGTCTTTTACGAGAACAACCCCGCGGGCGCAGAG AAATTTGGTGACAGGCATGTCGGGCCGCTCGATATTCTCGTTAACTGTGCGGGAATCGCGCAGACCACCCTGCTCAGCCGGACCTCTAATGCGGAGCTCGCCTCTATCATCGACACGAATCTGCTCGCACCGATGCTGGTGTGCAAGAATGCCAGACTAAGGCGGAATG GATGCATCATCAACGTCTCGAGCCTCATGGCCAACAGGGCTGAACTCGGCGTTACAGCCTATGCAGCTTCCAAAGCTGGCCTAATTGGTGCGTGCGAAAAACATACATATGAATCATTCATCATTGCTACATGA
- the LCB3 gene encoding Long-chain base-1-phosphate phosphatase (TransMembrane:8 (o70-93i105-123o143-165i177-196o202-222i234-252o307-324i518-540o)~COG:I~EggNog:ENOG503NUZW), with protein MSDDALPPREAPPKPGDVPDAGLRSLDHYKRALPRWRYAVRQKTLPLIRWETPYLAWMQDRLRTPALDSYFAITANLGTHTFFMIGLPMLFWCGNASFGKGLVHMLALGVFWTGFIKDFYSLPRPLSPPLHRITMSGSAALEYGFPSTHSANAVSVAVYALLLLRSPDNTFAPNTKLLLEGLSYFYALSIVFGRLYCGMHGFMDVIVGSTMGAAIGWIEYYYGPPLDEYMHSSGWMAPFIAMLVIIVFVRIHPEPADDCPCFDDSVAFAGVLIGLEFGTWTYGKIPGDPWETHAYGNGTVDTSSLGLWKNVARIVFGVLVIFVWRETMKPALLKLLPHLFRGLEQVGLNLPRRYFTPASEYKSVPPGSRLDTLFPKASDFPRMVESIRHPTTRGRSVSIGPQSAADAYETLAYRERRRRESIGSNNSLKSKSSNMDLSSAADPGPKDADSSGRVAQASGSQKPPAHEYEKMMGDGEVVMTPVEENGAAGGFNNEGEELAEKEMFSRLVRPRVRYDVEVVTKLVVYTGIAWFATALIPIMFEIVGLGTNHLQAVMR; from the exons atgagcgacgacgcgctgccACCTCGCGAGGCCCCGCCCAAACCCGGCGATGTCCCAGACGCGGGGCTGAGGAGCCTCGACCATT ACAAGAGGGCGCTGCCGCGATGGCGCTACGCCGTGCGCCAGAAGACGCTGCCGTTGATCCGCTGGGAGACGCCCTATCTCGCCTGGATGCAGGATAGGCTGCGCACGCCCGCTCTCGACAGCTACTTTGCCATCACCGCCAACCTCGGCACACATACCTTCTTTATGATCGGCTTGCCCATGCTGTTTTGGTGTGGCAATGCGTCCTTTGGGAAAGG CCTCGTCCATatgctcgccctcggcgtcttcTGGACCGGCTTTATCAAGGACTTTTATTccttgccgcggccgctctcgccgccgctgcaccgCATTACCATGTCTGGTTCGGCCGCGCTCGAGTACGGCTTCCCCTCGACGCACAGCGCCAACGCCGTATCCGTCGCCGTCTACGCGCTCCTCCTACTGCGAAGTCCCGATAACACATTTGCTCCCAACACGaagctgctcctcgagggGCTCTCTTACTTCTACGCCCTTTCCATCGTCTTTGGTCGTCTGTACTGCGGCATGCACGGCTTCATGGACGTCATAGTGGGATCGACCATGGGCGCAGCCATCGGCTGGATCGAGTACTACTACGGGCCTCCCCTAGACGAGTACATGCATTCGAGTGGCTGGATGGCCCCCTTCATCGCCAtgctcgtcatcatcgtgtTCGTCCGCATCCACCCGGAACCCGCCGACGACTGCCCCTGCTTTGACGACAGCGTTGCCTTTGCCGGTGTACTCATCGGCTTGGAGTTCGGGACCTGGACGTACGGGAAGATCCCTGGGGACCCGTGGGAGACACACGCCTACGGCAACGGCACGGTTGACACGTCGTCTTTGGGCCTCTGGAAGAATGTGGCGAGAATTGTCTTTGGCGTCCTTGTCATCTTCGTGTGGCGGGAGACGATGAAGCCGGCGCTCCTGAAACTGCTACCACACCTAttccgcggcctcgagcaggtGGGCTTGAACCTCCCACGACGATACTTCACCCCAGCTAGCGAGTACAAGTCGGTGCCCCCTGGCTCGCGGCTCGACACGCTCTTCCCCAAGGCGTCCGACTTCCCTCGCATGGTGGAGAGCATCCGCCACCCCACCACGCGAGGCAGGTCAGTGTCCATCGGGCCGCAGAGCGCGGCGGATGCGTACGAGACGCTGGCGTATCGcgagcgacgccgtcgcgagAGCAtcggcagcaacaacagcctcAAGAGCAAGTCCAGCAACATGGACCTATCGAGTGCCGCAGACCCGGGGCCAAAGGACGCGGACAGCTCAGGCAGGGTCGCGCAGGCGTCCGGGTCGCAGAAGCCGCCCGCGCACGAGTACGAAAAGATGATGggggacggcgaggttgtCATGACGCCTGTCGAAGAAAAtggggccgcgggcggaTTCAACaacgagggggaggagctggcggagaaggagatGTTTTCACGGCTGGTCCGACCGCGAGTAAGATACGACGTGGAGGTGGTTACCAAGCTGGTCGTCTACACCG GAATCGCTTGGTTCGCGACGGCCCTGATTCCCATCATGTTCGAGATTGTAGGCCTGGGCACGAACCACCTACAGGCGGTAATGAGATGA
- the PTR2_5 gene encoding peptide transporter ptr2 (EggNog:ENOG503NVVT~TransMembrane:10 (i153-176o182-207i241-259o265-285i353-372o392-410i422-444o479-500i512-532o538-559i)~COG:P): MATNHEDPAAELHETFAERVPNKETDMAGGYIGHSDLNEKTDPSGAETDPTPDGEEPNEYEKRTLRRVGENLPASAFLIAIVELTERFTYYGAQGLFQNYINNRPDGSDGARGLGLGHQAATGLNLFFQWFCYVTPILGAIISDQYLGKYKTILIFCGIYWVGLVILWTTSLPVAIENGAGLGGYITAIIIIGLGTGGIKSNIAPLIADQYQRRVMAVKTEKSGERVVIDPAITYQRIYMIFYWCINVGALSLMATPFMEKYEGFWTAFLMCFCMFNIGIFILIIRRKSYVVRPPQGQIITDAFKAIGMMIMSRNLDAAKPSWREAHGKTKVVPWNDHFVEELKRALRACKVFVFYPIFWVCYGQFSTNFVTQAGQMQGHGMPNDFMQNFDPLSILVFTPLLESVLYPILRRAGIELRPIARITIGFWFAALCLAYAAIVQHIIYSAGPCYEHPGACPEGMDGKKPLPNDVHIAIQVPAYLFIGISEIFISVTGLEYAYTKAPPSMKSFVQSIYLFTNAFGSALSEALVSVAVDPKFLWMYTGVACFSFATGCIFWFLFKHYDAEEEKMYDLDRDLPTLTNEGTSALAKNEKAQDMQH; this comes from the exons atggccaccaACCACGAGGACCCGGCCGCCGA GCTCCACGAGACCTTCGCTGAGCGCGTGCCCAACAAGGAGAccgacatggccggcggctACATTGGTCACTCCGACCTGAATGAGAAGACGGACCCCTCGGGTGCGGAGACGGATCCCACcccggacggcgaggagcccaaTGAGTACGAGAAGCGcacgctgcgccgcgtgGGAGAGAACCTCCCCGCCTCGGCTTTCCTCATCGCCATTGTCGAGTTGACGGAGCGCTTCACCTACTACGGCGCCCAGGGTCTGTTCCAGAACTACATCAACAACCGCCCCGATGGCTCCGACGGTGCCAGGGGTCTTGGTTTGGGACACCAAGCTGCTACCGGTCTCAACCTCTTCTTCCAGTGGTTCTGCTATG TTACCCCCATTCTTGGTGCCATCATCTCCGATCAGTACCTCGGCAAGTACAAGACCATTCTCATCTTCTGCGGCATCTACTGGGTCGGTCTTGTCATCCTATGGACCACCTCTCTCCCCGTGGCCATTGAGaatggcgccggcctcggcggctacatcacggccatcatcatcatcggtcTCGGTACCGGTGGCATCAAGTCCAACATTGCGCCCTTGATTGCCGACCAGTACCAGCGCCGTGTCATGGCCGTCAAGACGGAGAAGtcgggcgagcgcgtcgtcatTGACCCTGCCATCACCTACCAGCGCATCTACATGATCTTCTACTGGTGCATCAACGTCGGTGCCCTCTCCCTCATGGCAACGCCCTTCATGGAGAAGTACGAGGGCTTCTGGACCGCCTTCCTCATGTGCTTCTGCATGTTCAACATCGGCAtcttcatcctcatcatccgcCGCAAGTCGTACGTTGTCCGCCCTCCCCAGGGCCAGATCATCACCGATGCCTTCAAGGCTATCGGCATGATGATCATGTCCCGCAACCTGGATGCTGCCAAGCCCTCGTGGCGCGAGGCCCACGGCAAGACCAAGGTTGTGCCCTGGAACGACCACTTCGTCGAAGAGCTGAAGCGTGCCCTCCGTGCCTGCAAGGTCTTTGTCTTTT ACCCCATCTTCTGGGTCTGCTACGGCCAGTTCTCGACCAACTTTGTTACCCAGGCCGGTCAGATGCAGGGCCACGGCATGCCCAACGACTTCATGCAGAACTTCGACCCCCTCTCCATTCTCGTCTTCACCCCTCTCCTCGAGAGCGTCCTCTACCCCatcctccgccgcgccggcattGAGCTGCGACCCATTGCGCGAATCACCATTGGCTTCTGGTTCGCCGCCCTCTGCCTGGCCTACGCTGCCATTGTGCAGCACATCATCTACTCTGCTGGTCCTTGCTACGAGCACCCGGGTGCCTGCCCGGAgggcatggatggcaagAAGCCTCTTCCCAACGATGTGCACATCGCCATCCAGGTTCCGGCCTACCTCTTCATCGGCATCTCGGAGATCTTCATCTCCGTCACCGGTCTCGAGTACGCCTACACCAAGGCGCCCCCGAGCATGAAGTCGTTCGTCCAGTCCATCTACCTCTTCACCAACGCCTTCGGCTCCGCTTTGTCCGAGGCTCTCGTCTCCGTGGCCGTGGACCCCAAGTTCCTCTGGATGTATACTGGTGTCGCTTGCTTCTCCTTCGCCACCGGCTGCATCTTCTGGTTCCTCTTCAAGCActacgacgccgaggaggagaagatgTATGATCTCGACCGCGACCTGCCCACTCTGACCAACGAGGGCACCAGCGCCCTGGCCAAAAACGAGAAGGCACAGGACATGCAGCACTGA